One genomic segment of Pseudomonas sp. p1(2021b) includes these proteins:
- a CDS encoding nitroreductase family protein, whose translation MTNTVIENILSRSAAKYYDPAATLSDDQIRDLVRIGTCAPTSFHLQNWRFIAVRTPEAKARLRAIAWDQPAVTEAAVTFVVIGQLADASTIPDRLAPVVEAGIMPAHLVPEWETPARSLYDDQPQRQRDEAVRTATFGTAAMIYAARSLGWGTTPMIGFDAEAVHRQFGLAGDEIPVMLLSVGPERAGNWPQKPRMPVIEVLSFA comes from the coding sequence ATGACCAATACTGTCATCGAAAACATCCTGAGCCGCAGTGCCGCCAAATACTACGACCCTGCCGCTACGCTGAGCGACGATCAGATCCGTGACCTGGTGCGTATCGGTACGTGTGCGCCAACCTCCTTCCATCTGCAGAACTGGCGCTTCATTGCCGTACGCACACCCGAGGCCAAGGCCCGGTTGCGCGCGATCGCATGGGACCAGCCCGCGGTCACCGAAGCTGCGGTTACCTTCGTTGTCATCGGTCAGTTGGCAGATGCCAGCACCATTCCTGACCGTCTGGCGCCGGTGGTAGAGGCGGGCATCATGCCGGCGCATCTTGTGCCCGAATGGGAAACGCCCGCTCGTAGCCTGTATGACGATCAACCCCAACGCCAGCGCGACGAGGCGGTGCGTACCGCGACGTTCGGCACTGCAGCAATGATCTATGCCGCCCGCTCCCTGGGCTGGGGTACGACGCCGATGATCGGTTTCGATGCCGAGGCTGTTCACCGCCAGTTCGGCCTGGCGGGCGATGAGATTCCGGTGATGCTGCTGAGCGTTGGACCGGAACGCGCCGGCAATTGGCCGCAGAAGCCGCGTATGCCAGTCATCGAGGTACTGAGCTTCGCTTGA
- a CDS encoding carboxymuconolactone decarboxylase family protein — MTRTTVLKPEHVPAASQATLDSFSKGLGFTPNMMASFAQSPIAFNAWATLLGALSKALDVKTRDSIGLTVSEVNGCNYCLGVHSFTAEHLAKMPADEIILARQGHANDPKRDAAVQFARKVIETRGQVNDGDLQKVREAGYTDANIMEIVALVAMYSLTNFFNNVFDPEKDFPAVMPAGSI; from the coding sequence ATGACCAGAACCACCGTCCTCAAGCCCGAACACGTGCCGGCCGCATCCCAAGCCACGCTCGACTCGTTCAGCAAGGGGCTGGGCTTCACCCCGAACATGATGGCGAGCTTTGCGCAAAGCCCGATTGCGTTCAACGCCTGGGCAACCTTGCTTGGCGCCTTGAGCAAGGCACTTGATGTGAAGACCCGAGACAGCATCGGCCTGACCGTGTCGGAGGTGAATGGCTGCAATTATTGCCTGGGTGTTCACAGCTTCACGGCCGAGCATCTGGCAAAGATGCCGGCCGATGAAATCATCCTGGCGCGCCAAGGCCATGCCAACGATCCCAAGCGTGATGCCGCGGTGCAGTTCGCCCGCAAAGTCATCGAGACCCGTGGTCAGGTCAACGATGGCGACCTGCAGAAGGTTCGCGAGGCCGGCTATACGGATGCGAACATCATGGAAATCGTAGCGCTGGTGGCGATGTACTCGCTGACGAACTTCTTCAACAACGTATTCGATCCGGAAAAGGATTTCCCAGCCGTCATGCCGGCAGGCTCGATCTGA
- a CDS encoding cupin domain-containing protein, whose amino-acid sequence MSQIDWLSQLLKVITVTGQLEVRCSFGAPWRVSWERSAAHEIPYHVVLKGRAIVEDLEKGTCKELVGGDIVLLPHGAAHVLHDGSGDETATASIRHSAAGWMVSENRGQGERLDMLCGHFFIAPPHHRLIRDYLPVDLVVRALDGPCAGNGLSASNHLAGLLTLMRMETIEDKPGAGAILDALTSALFALALRAGSEAEHAPVGLLALAGHPRLAPAISAMFSNPAHPWSLPELAGLCSMSRATFMRHFQGKLGRSANELLLDIRMSLAANELKKPAATTEAVADSVGYRSVAAFRRAFTDRLGMTPGQWRRQAFEESRASTSR is encoded by the coding sequence ATGTCCCAGATCGATTGGCTGAGCCAACTTCTGAAAGTGATTACCGTCACCGGCCAGCTGGAGGTGCGTTGTTCCTTTGGTGCGCCGTGGCGTGTCAGCTGGGAAAGATCTGCGGCGCACGAGATTCCCTATCACGTCGTGCTCAAGGGCCGAGCGATTGTCGAGGACCTGGAGAAGGGAACCTGCAAAGAGCTCGTGGGTGGGGATATCGTGCTTCTCCCCCATGGCGCAGCACATGTGCTGCATGATGGCAGTGGCGATGAAACCGCGACGGCCTCCATCCGGCATAGCGCCGCGGGATGGATGGTGAGTGAGAATCGAGGCCAGGGAGAACGCCTGGACATGTTGTGCGGTCATTTCTTCATCGCGCCACCTCATCACCGATTGATTCGAGACTACCTGCCGGTAGACCTGGTCGTTCGTGCCCTGGATGGGCCGTGTGCAGGCAACGGCCTTTCGGCGTCGAATCATCTGGCTGGCTTACTGACCCTGATGCGCATGGAAACCATCGAGGACAAGCCTGGCGCAGGCGCCATTCTCGACGCACTGACTTCTGCATTGTTTGCCTTGGCGCTTCGCGCTGGCAGTGAAGCTGAACACGCTCCCGTGGGCTTGTTGGCGCTTGCGGGACACCCTCGACTGGCCCCGGCTATTTCCGCCATGTTCTCCAACCCAGCGCACCCCTGGAGCCTGCCTGAGCTGGCAGGGCTGTGCAGCATGTCCCGCGCCACTTTCATGCGGCATTTCCAAGGCAAACTGGGACGGTCGGCTAATGAACTGTTGCTCGATATCCGCATGAGCCTGGCAGCAAATGAGCTTAAGAAACCTGCAGCGACGACCGAGGCCGTAGCCGATTCGGTCGGCTATCGATCAGTGGCTGCGTTCCGGCGTGCATTCACGGACAGGCTGGGGATGACACCTGGACAATGGCGTCGGCAGGCATTCGAGGAAAGCAGAGCTTCAACATCTCGGTAG
- a CDS encoding LysR substrate-binding domain-containing protein: MPAGFPGLPSLNALRVFEVAARHLNFRLAAEELGVTQAAVAQQVRGLEASLQVRLFDRLPRGLGLTDAGRAYSANVRSALTMLEEATRLLRPEPSHLTVSVTPTFAAKWLIPKLGHFAQAHPDIDLRVLATERLSHFHTDGVDIAVRYGHPPFGPGLNTELLMEQRIVAVASPALLAERGHPDRCEALQGYVALHDAHDYWPQFIATVFPGHRATTARHVRFNQTSLAIEAAVGRQGIALASHAFVKDDIAAGRLVQVFPQYLRLDKAFYLVWPRKAQQPATLDIVRHWFKAQEDES; the protein is encoded by the coding sequence ATGCCCGCAGGTTTTCCTGGTTTGCCTTCGCTCAACGCACTGCGCGTGTTCGAAGTGGCGGCGCGTCACCTGAACTTTCGTCTTGCCGCCGAGGAGCTCGGCGTGACCCAGGCTGCAGTAGCTCAACAGGTCCGCGGGCTGGAAGCGAGCCTGCAGGTTCGCCTGTTCGACCGCCTGCCCCGCGGCCTTGGCCTGACCGATGCCGGGCGTGCCTACAGTGCGAACGTTCGCAGTGCGCTGACGATGCTCGAGGAGGCCACCCGTCTATTGCGCCCAGAACCGTCCCACCTCACCGTCAGCGTAACACCGACCTTCGCCGCTAAATGGCTGATCCCGAAGCTGGGGCACTTCGCCCAGGCGCATCCGGACATCGACCTGCGGGTACTGGCCACCGAGCGGCTTTCGCATTTCCATACCGATGGCGTCGATATCGCCGTGCGCTACGGCCACCCACCCTTCGGGCCCGGCCTGAACACGGAGTTGTTGATGGAACAACGGATCGTTGCGGTGGCAAGCCCCGCCCTGCTGGCTGAACGCGGCCACCCTGATCGCTGCGAAGCCCTTCAAGGGTACGTCGCGCTTCACGATGCCCATGACTACTGGCCGCAGTTCATCGCCACCGTATTTCCCGGCCACCGCGCAACGACAGCCAGGCACGTCCGTTTCAACCAGACGTCGCTGGCGATCGAGGCTGCCGTTGGCAGGCAAGGCATTGCGCTGGCCAGCCATGCCTTCGTCAAGGACGATATCGCCGCAGGCAGGCTAGTGCAGGTTTTCCCCCAGTACTTGCGTCTGGACAAGGCGTTCTACCTTGTATGGCCACGCAAGGCGCAACAGCCTGCAACCCTGGATATTGTCCGGCACTGGTTCAAAGCCCAGGAAGACGAAAGTTAA
- a CDS encoding SDR family oxidoreductase encodes MSVEKVAIITAGGSGMGAAAARRLAADGFKVGILSSSGKGEALAAELGGIGVTGSNQSVQDLQRLVDAVVEKWGRVDVLVNSAGHGPRAPILEISDEDWHKGMETYLLNVIRPTRLVTPIMQRQKGGVIINISTAWAFEPSELFPTSAVFRSGLAAFSKIFADNFAADNVRINNVLPGWIDSLPATEQRRDSVPLKRYGTSEEIAATIAFLASDGAAYITGQNIRVDGGVTRSV; translated from the coding sequence ATGTCTGTAGAAAAAGTAGCAATCATCACCGCCGGCGGCAGTGGCATGGGTGCAGCCGCGGCGCGCCGTCTCGCGGCCGATGGCTTCAAGGTCGGCATCCTTTCGTCTTCGGGCAAGGGTGAAGCGCTGGCCGCCGAGCTCGGTGGTATCGGCGTCACCGGCAGCAACCAGTCGGTGCAAGACCTGCAGCGGCTGGTCGATGCCGTCGTCGAGAAGTGGGGCCGCGTCGACGTGCTGGTCAACAGCGCCGGCCACGGCCCTCGTGCGCCCATCCTCGAGATCAGTGACGAGGACTGGCACAAAGGCATGGAGACCTACTTGCTCAATGTCATCCGCCCTACGCGCCTGGTGACGCCGATCATGCAGCGGCAAAAAGGCGGCGTGATCATCAACATCTCCACGGCCTGGGCCTTCGAGCCGAGTGAACTGTTCCCCACCTCGGCGGTGTTCCGCTCTGGCCTGGCAGCGTTCAGCAAGATCTTCGCGGACAACTTCGCTGCCGATAACGTGCGCATCAACAACGTACTCCCCGGCTGGATCGACAGCCTGCCCGCCACCGAACAGCGTCGCGACAGCGTCCCGCTCAAGCGATACGGTACCAGCGAGGAAATCGCCGCGACCATTGCCTTCCTCGCTAGCGATGGCGCGGCCTATATCACCGGGCAGAACATCAGGGTCGATGGTGGGGTGACGCGTAGCGTCTGA
- a CDS encoding DUF2628 domain-containing protein: MSVTEGTQETAGYNAKWQERFAFFDAHGAPNSPAYKPALKQLPFKKKILVNANIIAFFFGPIYLFILGLWKKNLALLGIMVVASIVIDLLFGLAGMETPKAVDFGFGFAFNLLYALATNYAYYLKERKGEQGWNPFKGMRW; this comes from the coding sequence ATGAGCGTCACCGAAGGAACCCAGGAAACCGCGGGCTACAACGCAAAATGGCAGGAGCGATTTGCGTTCTTCGATGCCCACGGCGCGCCTAACTCGCCGGCCTACAAGCCTGCACTCAAGCAATTGCCCTTCAAGAAGAAGATCCTGGTCAACGCCAACATCATTGCCTTCTTCTTCGGCCCCATCTACCTCTTCATCCTCGGGCTCTGGAAAAAGAACCTGGCCTTGCTCGGGATCATGGTGGTCGCCTCCATCGTGATCGACCTGCTCTTCGGCCTGGCTGGCATGGAGACGCCCAAAGCCGTCGATTTCGGCTTCGGTTTCGCCTTCAACTTGCTGTACGCCCTGGCCACCAACTATGCCTATTACCTGAAGGAGCGTAAGGGCGAGCAGGGGTGGAACCCGTTCAAAGGGATGCGCTGGTAA
- a CDS encoding conjugal transfer protein TraX translates to MVLDHMRLAWPALSGLFVLGRLSFPLFCLAIAINVSRTRPGELFTRSNGRYLALLVLFAALSEVPYRLMGTSDTFNVLVTLALGLLVAWGTHHRSVESLAMAAAAVAVACLLNEPLMYGFFGVLLPSALLLAIKRPMCCALVPVALCVIINTRTGLFTRALQLEPYAMLALLVAALAPVLGLALYGCRLPLRIMPVTRWSYWFYPGHLAVLLGIRAVL, encoded by the coding sequence ATGGTGCTCGACCACATGCGCCTGGCCTGGCCGGCGCTCAGTGGCCTGTTCGTGCTTGGCCGGCTTTCGTTCCCCTTGTTCTGCCTGGCCATTGCGATCAATGTTTCGCGCACCCGGCCAGGCGAGCTGTTCACCCGGAGCAACGGCCGGTACCTTGCGCTGTTGGTGCTGTTCGCTGCGCTTTCAGAGGTGCCGTATCGCCTGATGGGCACCTCGGACACATTCAATGTGCTGGTGACCCTGGCCCTGGGCCTGCTGGTTGCCTGGGGGACGCACCACCGAAGCGTCGAAAGCCTGGCTATGGCGGCCGCGGCGGTGGCAGTCGCCTGTCTGCTGAACGAGCCGCTCATGTATGGTTTCTTTGGCGTGCTTCTTCCTTCGGCGTTGTTGTTGGCGATCAAGCGCCCGATGTGCTGTGCACTCGTGCCCGTTGCGCTGTGCGTCATCATCAACACGCGCACCGGGCTGTTCACGCGTGCCCTGCAGCTGGAACCCTACGCCATGCTGGCGTTGCTGGTCGCTGCGCTTGCGCCTGTGCTTGGGCTGGCGTTGTACGGGTGCAGGCTGCCCTTGCGGATCATGCCGGTCACGCGATGGAGCTATTGGTTCTACCCAGGCCACCTCGCTGTGCTGCTCGGTATACGCGCTGTGCTCTAG
- a CDS encoding helix-turn-helix transcriptional regulator: protein MECFQHRANVNKKSGFSMHNLSVELFSDLVGKLYQGPRETIPWATFLNQLNVQMRSKYVTFMLRPPSHLDVGLMINTTGSTAEITSSYNQYFFALDPFVDLPNRQVVTNSEFITDNNWLNSEFYKSFLEPLDVFHILGADITTCDGVNCRIRISRSRSAPAFGDEEKALLAQFIPHLERSVEIHTQLNRIAIERNLYAEAVDQLEVGTVLLDEAGRVLQTNEVANDLIQAKDCIRLVQDSLVVGSSRETQEFRRLVKRSLLSHKSNTPSVVEALRVKRASGRADLGIIVRSVPPLEWSEGKQCPAVVIFISDPERHSSAPKEIVSALFNLTPAETSLAMLLANGLTKDEASKELGISTNTARAHLRSIFSKTGVTRQTMLVRLILRSVATLG from the coding sequence ATGGAGTGCTTCCAACACCGTGCCAACGTCAACAAGAAAAGCGGTTTTTCAATGCACAACCTCAGCGTCGAGTTGTTCAGTGACCTAGTCGGCAAACTCTATCAGGGGCCACGGGAGACCATTCCCTGGGCGACATTCCTCAACCAGCTCAATGTGCAGATGCGCAGCAAGTACGTCACGTTCATGCTGCGCCCGCCAAGCCATCTGGACGTCGGCCTGATGATCAATACCACCGGCTCCACGGCGGAGATCACCAGCTCGTACAACCAGTATTTCTTCGCCCTCGACCCCTTCGTCGATTTACCTAACCGCCAGGTGGTCACCAACTCGGAGTTCATCACCGACAACAACTGGCTGAATTCGGAGTTCTACAAGAGCTTCCTCGAGCCGTTGGACGTGTTCCATATCCTGGGTGCCGACATCACCACCTGTGACGGTGTCAACTGCCGGATCCGCATCAGCCGCAGCCGTAGCGCGCCTGCCTTTGGCGACGAAGAAAAGGCGTTGTTGGCGCAGTTCATCCCACACCTCGAACGCTCGGTCGAGATCCACACCCAGCTCAACCGCATCGCCATCGAACGCAACCTGTATGCCGAGGCGGTGGACCAGCTCGAGGTCGGCACGGTCCTGCTCGATGAGGCCGGCCGTGTCCTGCAGACCAACGAGGTCGCCAATGACCTGATCCAGGCCAAGGATTGCATCAGGTTGGTCCAGGACTCGCTGGTGGTCGGCAGCAGCCGCGAGACCCAGGAGTTCCGCCGCCTGGTCAAGCGCTCCTTGCTCTCGCACAAGAGCAATACCCCGTCGGTGGTCGAGGCGCTGCGGGTCAAGCGTGCGTCCGGGCGCGCGGACCTGGGCATCATCGTGCGCTCGGTACCGCCGCTGGAGTGGAGCGAAGGCAAGCAGTGCCCGGCGGTCGTGATTTTCATCAGCGATCCGGAGCGGCATTCCAGCGCGCCGAAGGAAATCGTCAGCGCGCTGTTCAACCTCACGCCGGCAGAAACCAGCCTGGCCATGTTGCTGGCCAACGGCTTGACCAAGGACGAGGCCTCGAAAGAGCTGGGCATCAGCACCAACACGGCACGTGCCCACCTGCGATCGATCTTCTCCAAGACCGGTGTGACGCGCCAGACGATGCTGGTACGGCTGATCCTGCGCAGTGTCGCGACCTTGGGTTGA
- the proP gene encoding glycine betaine/L-proline transporter ProP encodes MKPRKKTVKPIGLKDITIVDDAKMRKAITAAALGNAMEWFDFGVYGFVAYALGKVFFPNASPGVQMIAALATFSVPFLIRPLGGLFFGALGDRYGRQKILAATIVIMSLSTFAIGLIPSYASIGIWAPILLLLAKMAQGFSVGGEYTGASIFVAEYAPDRKRGFLGSWLDFGSIAGFVLGAGLVVLISTILGEARFLDWGWRLPFFLALPLGLIGLYLRHALEETPAFQQHVDKLEQGDREGLASGPKVSFKEVATQHWRSLLTCIGVVIATNVTYYMLLTYMPSYLSHNLHYSEDHGVLIIIAIMVGMLFVQPMIGLLSDKFGRRPFIIAGSVGLFVLAIPAFMLINSGVLGVIFAGLLILAVLLNFFIGVMASTLPAMFPTHIRYSALASAFNISVLIAGLTPTIAAWLVEGTHNLYMPAYYLMVIAVVGLATGLSMKETANKPLRGAAPAASDIEEARELLQEHHDTIEQKIEDIDAQIAELEAKRKLLVQQHPRIE; translated from the coding sequence ATGAAACCACGGAAAAAAACCGTCAAGCCGATCGGCTTGAAAGACATCACCATCGTCGACGATGCCAAGATGCGCAAGGCGATCACCGCCGCCGCGCTGGGCAACGCCATGGAGTGGTTCGACTTCGGCGTTTACGGGTTCGTCGCCTATGCCTTGGGCAAGGTGTTCTTTCCCAATGCCAGCCCAGGCGTACAAATGATTGCCGCCCTGGCGACCTTCTCGGTGCCGTTCCTGATACGCCCGCTGGGCGGGCTGTTCTTCGGCGCCCTGGGCGATCGCTACGGTCGGCAGAAGATCCTGGCCGCGACCATCGTGATCATGTCCCTGAGCACCTTCGCCATCGGCCTGATTCCGTCCTATGCCTCGATCGGCATCTGGGCGCCGATCCTGCTGTTGCTGGCCAAGATGGCCCAGGGCTTCTCGGTGGGCGGGGAATACACCGGGGCGTCGATCTTCGTCGCCGAATACGCGCCCGACCGCAAGCGGGGCTTCCTGGGCAGTTGGCTGGACTTCGGCTCGATCGCCGGTTTCGTGCTCGGTGCAGGCCTGGTGGTGCTGATCTCCACCATCCTCGGTGAAGCGCGATTCCTCGACTGGGGCTGGCGCCTGCCGTTCTTCCTGGCCTTGCCATTAGGGCTCATCGGCCTGTACCTGCGTCACGCGCTCGAAGAAACCCCGGCCTTCCAGCAGCATGTCGACAAGCTCGAGCAGGGCGACCGCGAAGGCCTGGCCTCGGGCCCGAAGGTCTCGTTCAAGGAAGTCGCCACCCAGCACTGGCGCAGCCTGCTGACCTGCATCGGAGTGGTGATCGCGACCAACGTCACCTACTACATGCTGCTGACCTACATGCCCAGCTACCTGTCCCACAACCTGCACTACAGTGAAGACCACGGTGTGCTGATCATCATCGCGATCATGGTCGGTATGCTGTTCGTACAGCCCATGATCGGCCTGCTCAGCGACAAGTTCGGCCGCCGGCCCTTCATCATCGCCGGCAGCGTGGGGCTGTTCGTCCTCGCCATCCCTGCCTTCATGCTGATCAACAGCGGCGTGCTGGGGGTGATCTTCGCAGGCTTGCTGATCCTGGCGGTGCTGCTCAATTTCTTCATTGGTGTCATGGCCTCGACGCTGCCGGCGATGTTCCCCACCCACATCCGCTACAGCGCCTTGGCCAGTGCCTTCAACATCTCGGTGCTGATCGCCGGCCTGACCCCGACCATCGCCGCCTGGCTGGTGGAGGGAACCCACAACCTGTACATGCCGGCCTACTACCTGATGGTGATCGCCGTGGTCGGCCTGGCCACGGGTCTGTCGATGAAGGAGACCGCCAACAAGCCCTTGCGTGGTGCGGCGCCGGCGGCCTCGGACATCGAGGAGGCGCGCGAGCTGCTGCAGGAGCACCACGACACCATCGAGCAGAAGATCGAGGATATCGACGCGCAGATCGCCGAACTCGAAGCCAAGCGCAAGCTGCTGGTGCAGCAACACCCTCGCATCGAATAA
- a CDS encoding LysR family transcriptional regulator has product MLPELKIAQLRYFVLVAEFKSFHAAARQAYRTQPAISLAVRELEQKLGQPLVEKGGGRVELTPFGEHCLPLFRGLLEHHDRIAREATLLARHEIGQVSIATVPSVASRLLPGPLARFVAEHPNVQVSIQDGTAENVQQLLAQGRVDFAISSLWVTDEQIDFAPILHDQVGVVCRADHPLVQVEQALHWSQLRGVAMIGNGTSRLLEGTEAECLLEHSRLFVSNMISLIAMLEEGAGISTLPYLAFPLENEKLAFLPLAEPKVERQIGMLTRKGRSLSPAAGALMAFLRAHLPGAE; this is encoded by the coding sequence ATGTTGCCCGAGCTGAAGATCGCCCAGCTGCGCTATTTCGTGCTGGTGGCCGAGTTCAAAAGCTTCCACGCCGCTGCACGCCAGGCCTACCGCACCCAGCCCGCGATATCGCTGGCGGTGCGCGAACTCGAACAGAAACTGGGCCAGCCCTTGGTGGAGAAGGGTGGCGGCCGGGTCGAGCTGACGCCCTTCGGCGAGCATTGCCTGCCGCTGTTTCGCGGCTTGCTCGAACACCACGACCGAATCGCCCGTGAGGCCACGTTGCTGGCCCGGCACGAAATCGGCCAGGTCAGCATCGCCACTGTGCCGTCGGTGGCCAGCCGGCTGTTGCCTGGGCCATTGGCGCGTTTCGTTGCCGAGCACCCGAACGTTCAGGTGAGCATCCAGGACGGCACCGCCGAGAACGTCCAGCAGCTCCTGGCCCAGGGGCGGGTGGATTTTGCGATCAGCAGCCTGTGGGTGACCGACGAACAGATCGACTTCGCGCCGATCCTGCACGACCAGGTGGGCGTGGTCTGCCGGGCCGACCACCCGTTGGTGCAGGTGGAACAGGCGCTGCACTGGTCACAGCTGCGCGGCGTGGCGATGATCGGCAACGGTACCTCGCGCCTGCTCGAAGGCACCGAGGCCGAGTGCTTGCTGGAACACAGCCGGTTGTTCGTCTCGAACATGATTTCGTTGATCGCGATGCTGGAGGAGGGCGCGGGCATCAGCACCTTGCCCTACTTGGCGTTCCCATTGGAGAACGAAAAACTCGCGTTCCTGCCCTTGGCTGAGCCGAAGGTCGAGCGCCAGATCGGCATGCTGACCCGTAAGGGGCGCAGCCTGTCGCCGGCGGCGGGGGCGTTGATGGCGTTCTTGCGGGCGCACCTGCCTGGCGCCGAATGA
- a CDS encoding aldehyde dehydrogenase family protein translates to MSLNTYKNYIDGQWCEGHATIDNHSPSDTGDLIGRYHQASAEQTRQAIQAARAAQPRWAATGLEARQQVLMAIGDELIARKAELGELLSREEGKPLAEGIGEVHRSGQFFHYYAAEVLRQMGETAASVRPGIDIEVHREPVGVVGVITPWNFPMATAAWKIAPALAFGNTVVFKPANLVPASAWALTEIISRQGLPEGTFNLVMGSGASVGETLVQSADIDALTFTGSLETGRHVAMATAGNLVRCQLEMGSKNALVVMDDADLDLAVECALNGAFFGTGQKCTASSRLIVCDAIHDRFVEALRLRMRQLKVGHALHAGVQIGPVAEARQLEQNLEYLRLAQAEGATLVEGGERLQLETDGYYMRPALFIDSRNDMRINREEVFGPIACVIRVQDFEEALATLNDTRYGLTAGIITQSLRHASEFKRRAQTGCVMVNLPTAGTDYHVPFGGRKASSFGPREQGQYARDFYTVVKTTYLRP, encoded by the coding sequence ATGTCACTCAACACCTACAAGAACTACATCGATGGCCAGTGGTGCGAAGGCCACGCCACCATCGACAACCACAGCCCTTCGGACACTGGCGACCTGATCGGCCGCTACCACCAGGCCAGCGCCGAACAGACCCGGCAGGCCATCCAGGCCGCCCGCGCCGCGCAGCCACGCTGGGCCGCTACCGGCCTGGAGGCTCGCCAGCAGGTGCTGATGGCCATCGGCGACGAGCTGATCGCCCGCAAGGCAGAGCTTGGTGAACTGCTCTCACGGGAAGAAGGCAAGCCGCTGGCCGAAGGCATCGGCGAGGTTCACCGCAGCGGCCAGTTCTTCCACTACTACGCCGCCGAGGTGCTGCGCCAGATGGGCGAGACCGCCGCATCCGTGCGCCCGGGCATCGACATCGAAGTGCACCGCGAGCCGGTGGGCGTGGTGGGCGTCATCACCCCGTGGAACTTCCCCATGGCCACCGCCGCCTGGAAGATCGCCCCGGCCCTGGCCTTCGGCAATACCGTGGTGTTCAAGCCGGCCAACCTGGTGCCGGCCAGCGCCTGGGCGCTGACCGAGATCATCAGCCGCCAGGGCCTGCCGGAGGGCACCTTCAACCTGGTCATGGGCAGCGGTGCCAGCGTCGGCGAAACCCTCGTGCAGTCGGCCGACATCGACGCCCTGACCTTCACAGGCTCGCTGGAGACCGGTCGCCACGTGGCGATGGCCACTGCCGGCAACCTAGTGCGCTGCCAGCTGGAGATGGGCAGCAAGAACGCGCTGGTGGTGATGGACGACGCCGACCTCGACCTGGCGGTGGAATGCGCGCTCAACGGCGCCTTCTTCGGCACCGGGCAGAAGTGCACGGCGTCTTCGCGGCTGATCGTCTGCGACGCGATCCATGACCGCTTCGTCGAAGCCCTGCGCCTGCGCATGCGCCAGCTCAAGGTCGGCCATGCCCTGCACGCCGGCGTGCAGATCGGCCCGGTGGCCGAAGCCCGCCAACTGGAACAGAACCTGGAATACCTGCGCCTGGCCCAGGCCGAAGGCGCCACCCTGGTCGAGGGCGGCGAGCGCCTGCAACTGGAGACCGACGGCTACTACATGCGCCCGGCGCTGTTCATCGACAGCCGCAACGACATGCGCATCAACCGCGAGGAAGTCTTCGGCCCCATCGCCTGCGTAATCCGCGTGCAGGACTTCGAAGAGGCCCTGGCCACGCTCAACGACACCCGCTACGGCCTCACCGCCGGCATCATCACCCAGTCGCTGCGCCACGCCAGTGAGTTCAAGCGCCGCGCCCAGACCGGCTGCGTGATGGTCAACCTGCCCACCGCCGGCACCGATTACCACGTGCCGTTCGGCGGCCGCAAGGCCTCGAGCTTCGGCCCACGGGAACAGGGGCAGTACGCCCGCGATTTCTACACCGTGGTCAAGACCACCTACCTGCGCCCCTGA